The segment ACGCTGGAGATCGACGATCTGGACTTCAAATCAACGATACAGGCCGCCGGGCCTCTCGATGAGAGCGAAGATGATCTGGATGACGAAGCGATTGAGCGATCGATTGCTGAAATCAACGACGCGATACGCCGCTCGGCAGAGCGTCAAAAGACCAAGGTATGAAGGTAAAAGCCCGCAGCGTCGGGCTTTTCTGTTCTTTGTTTTCACTACTAAATTAATAGCTTATTGTGTAGGTGCTGTATGCACCTGCTTGGATTTTTATCATGAAAATTGTGCTGGCATCCAACAACCGCGGCAAGCTCGTCGAGTTGCAGGCCATGTTTGCGTCTTTGGGTGTAGAGCTGATTGCCCAAGGCGATCTGTTTGAGGGCGAAGCGCCCGAGCCCTATGGCACGTTTGTTGAAAACGCCTTGTCCAAAGCGCGCTTTGCGTCTGAAAAAACGGGTCTGCCCGCCATTGCCGATGATGCCGGCATGTGCATCGATCATTTTGGCGGCCTGCCCGGTGTGGATACGGCGTACTACTGCACCCAGTTCGGCTACGAAAAAAGCGACGACAACAACGTGCGTGCGTTGCTGGAACAGATGCAGGGCGTAGCCAACCGCCGTGCGGCCATGGTCAGCACGCTGGTCGGTGTGCGCAACCCCAAAGACCCAGAGCCTTTGATTGCGGTGGGCCGTGTGCAAGGTTTGGTGACGACTGAGCGCCAAGGCTCGAACGGCTTTGGCTTTGATCCGGTAATGTTCATCCCCGAGGTGGGTATGACTTTTGCCCAGATGACGCTTGAGGCCAAGCACGCAAATA is part of the Comamonas sp. Y33R10-2 genome and harbors:
- the rdgB gene encoding RdgB/HAM1 family non-canonical purine NTP pyrophosphatase is translated as MKIVLASNNRGKLVELQAMFASLGVELIAQGDLFEGEAPEPYGTFVENALSKARFASEKTGLPAIADDAGMCIDHFGGLPGVDTAYYCTQFGYEKSDDNNVRALLEQMQGVANRRAAMVSTLVGVRNPKDPEPLIAVGRVQGLVTTERQGSNGFGFDPVMFIPEVGMTFAQMTLEAKHANSHRGRSSQKMLAMIEECWL